Proteins found in one Nitrospira sp. genomic segment:
- a CDS encoding tetratricopeptide repeat protein, which yields MMPEPSELVRGALPDPGPRVEGIPESPEWGEFERGVTLYNQGQYLEARLHLTNLLRDHRDLPLRSSIQAFLTESSLKSGAQELRPLEVIDLYKAVMRDDPRSTNARRAAWRIGDVYRVEGWYQEAQIAYQHALSLSERDSYDANRAMLGLGYVFRGIKSWKDSVQTFDHVLKRTTDPTLLVSASLGQAHSLYRMGRIKDADALYESLSNRWPSALRADPYALLRYADTAGEAQRGPVMREQLLHFYNLYPSRPENPFVLMHLADSYKEAGRWEDASIFYAALLSQYPDAQVVPTARLRYADVQEHLTPEGEEVNLRHTIAAHLANVPLKPGEMLSPRQLFQRSAKEYEDSPVGSEALFHLGEALERVGKQEDALKAYEQGVQRAGKFENDPWPEKSGAQLVRFMRPRLEAALKAGDDFELISLFHRNGPFADRLYAGTDLLLKVAEAHRRLGFPIESARLFQSLIRDSKAETFHEVALMGLGESYLEQKDMRAARAVFERYRLQFPVGRFAGQALLGILTSFEGEGNTAGLVKLGKQWLIHNPRHPDRASVQLKVADALRQARRDAEAAPLYEDVLRAGTDLSALDRLRYADVLARLNRQEPALALYKQALVAGLEPEEEAWAQLQIVQLARGVKREGFARSGLRALHENSDSLVRRMAAVLQTELPESTPAAGGKKR from the coding sequence ATGATGCCTGAGCCGTCTGAATTGGTGCGCGGGGCACTTCCGGATCCAGGGCCTCGCGTGGAAGGGATTCCCGAGAGTCCGGAATGGGGTGAATTTGAACGGGGAGTCACTCTCTACAATCAGGGGCAGTATCTCGAAGCGCGGCTTCACCTGACCAACCTGCTGCGAGACCATCGCGATCTTCCGCTACGATCGTCTATTCAAGCCTTTCTCACAGAAAGCTCTTTAAAGAGTGGCGCACAAGAACTGAGGCCGCTGGAAGTCATCGATCTCTACAAGGCGGTGATGCGAGACGATCCCCGGTCGACAAATGCCAGGCGGGCCGCCTGGAGAATCGGTGATGTGTATCGTGTCGAGGGTTGGTACCAGGAGGCGCAGATCGCCTACCAGCATGCGCTCAGTCTCTCCGAGCGGGATTCCTACGATGCCAATCGAGCCATGCTCGGTCTGGGCTATGTCTTTCGCGGCATCAAGAGTTGGAAGGACAGCGTACAGACGTTTGATCACGTTTTGAAGCGAACCACGGACCCCACGTTGCTGGTGTCCGCTTCCCTGGGACAGGCCCACAGCCTCTATCGAATGGGGCGGATCAAGGACGCTGATGCGCTATATGAAAGCCTCAGCAACCGCTGGCCTTCCGCACTTCGGGCGGATCCGTATGCATTGCTGCGGTATGCAGATACGGCGGGAGAAGCTCAGCGCGGCCCGGTCATGCGGGAACAACTCCTTCATTTCTACAATCTGTATCCCTCCAGGCCGGAGAATCCTTTTGTGTTAATGCACTTGGCCGACAGTTACAAAGAGGCCGGACGATGGGAAGATGCGAGCATTTTCTATGCGGCGTTGTTGAGCCAATATCCGGATGCGCAGGTTGTGCCCACGGCCAGGCTCCGATATGCGGATGTGCAGGAGCATCTCACCCCGGAAGGCGAAGAGGTCAATCTTCGACACACGATCGCCGCCCACCTCGCAAACGTTCCTCTCAAACCCGGTGAAATGCTCAGCCCGCGCCAGTTGTTCCAACGCTCCGCCAAGGAATATGAGGACTCACCGGTTGGAAGCGAAGCGTTATTTCATCTCGGGGAGGCGTTGGAGCGAGTCGGCAAGCAGGAGGATGCGCTGAAAGCCTACGAGCAGGGGGTCCAGCGGGCCGGGAAATTTGAGAACGATCCCTGGCCGGAGAAAAGCGGGGCGCAACTCGTCAGATTTATGAGACCCAGGCTGGAAGCGGCGCTGAAAGCGGGCGACGATTTTGAGCTGATCAGCCTGTTCCACCGTAACGGCCCGTTTGCCGATCGGCTCTACGCCGGTACGGATCTTTTGCTCAAGGTAGCCGAGGCGCATCGTCGGCTTGGATTTCCAATCGAATCGGCGCGGCTCTTTCAGTCGTTGATTCGAGATTCCAAAGCCGAGACCTTTCACGAAGTCGCTTTAATGGGGCTCGGCGAGAGTTACTTGGAACAAAAAGACATGCGCGCGGCCCGTGCCGTCTTCGAGCGGTATCGCCTGCAATTTCCCGTCGGCCGGTTCGCTGGACAGGCTCTGCTTGGAATCCTGACGTCCTTCGAGGGGGAAGGAAACACGGCCGGCTTGGTGAAGCTTGGAAAGCAGTGGTTGATACACAACCCGCGCCATCCTGACCGTGCATCGGTTCAGCTGAAGGTCGCCGATGCCTTAAGGCAAGCAAGACGGGATGCCGAGGCCGCTCCCCTGTATGAGGACGTGCTTAGGGCGGGGACGGACCTGTCCGCATTGGACCGGCTCCGATATGCCGATGTGTTGGCCAGACTGAATCGTCAAGAGCCGGCACTGGCTCTGTATAAGCAGGCCTTGGTGGCGGGCTTGGAACCTGAAGAGGAAGCCTGGGCGCAATTACAGATCGTGCAGTTGGCGCGAGGAGTGAAGCGTGAAGGGTTCGCAAGAAGCGGACTTCGCGCACTGCATGAAAACAGCGACAGCCTCGTTCGGCGTATGGCTGCCGTATTGCAGACTGAGTTGCCTGAATCCACTCCCGCCGCAGGAGGCAAAAAGCGATGA